The sequence below is a genomic window from Candidatus Babeliales bacterium.
CGTGCGGAAAGTAGTCGGCAAAACCAGCAGCGCGCAAAAACTCTACGGCCAAATAATGCAATGACTGCTCTTTCTTTTGAGCATTCCGTAAAAACATGCCTGGCTTTGCAAGCTTTGCAATATGCTCTTGCGTGTCCAACACCGCTTGATAAACCTCACGTTGCCGCGGCGTAAAAACACCCCCAACTGGATACGTACGCGTTAAATCGGCCGCATAATGACCATATTCAGCGCCAATATCTACCACCACCAAATCATTCATTTCAAGCTGCCTGCTACTGGCAGTATAATGCAACACCGTTGAGTTTTTGCCACTAGCCACAATGCTGGGAAATGATGAGCGCGATGCACCCTGCTCAATAAACGTATGCTCAATAATTGCCTGAATCTGATATTCAAAAACGCCCGGCTTCATCATTTTGAGAGCGTTATACTGCGCCTGCTCGGTAATGGCAACGGCTTTAGTAAGCATACTCAGCTCATGATCGTCTTTAATGCGGCGCATGTGGTGCAAAACCGGCGAGACATCTTGTACGCGCTCTTTCAATTGAGGCATATGCTGCAACCACTGCTCAACAAGCTTGATCTGTTCAAAATAAGGAGCATTAGTGTCGAGCACCGTAAATAGTGTTGCATCACTACCAACATACTCTTTTAAATCTTTTAACAAGTGCTGATAAGAAGCAGAATCGAAAAACGGCGAATATGAATAGCCACGCACCGGCTCACTCAAATGACAAATGCTATCAACGCCAATGTGCTCGGGACTTGTTGATGTGTCTACATAAACCTCTACCCATTTTTTACGCTCGTTACCAAAGTTTGGCAGATACAAAACCTCACGACCATCAAGATAGACACACAAAACTGCAGCAGGCTCATGAAGACCGGTCAAATAAAAAAATGAGCTTTCTTGACGAAAGCGATGCCGCTCCTGCTCAAAACCAGCGGGCAAAATAAAAACACCCTTGGTAAGTTCTGGGTACTGTTGCTTGATAAACTCACGTAAATTTTTTCGGCGATTTTTAAAACGGGCATAGTCATGCGTAAGCATAGTTTACTATCCTTTTAAAGCGGTCTTTTATGAATTAATAACGTACTTATTTAGGAAGTTTAGGACGTTTGAATTTTTTAGCAAATGAACCAAGCGAATCAAGGCGCAAAGAAAAAATTAGCGCTCGCTCGCTTTTATCAATCCCAATTTCACGATATTTTTTCTCTTCATAACCCAAATAAAAGCCCCAACAATGCCCTTCATATTCTAACCGAACTTTATGCAACAACGGCTTTATTTGAGCCAACCCAAAAAAGTGCTCACCCTTTTCTGCATAAAACTGACCGTCATAATGAAGTGAAAATTGCTTACTCAAGGGCATTGAGCCATTGAACAAGAGAAAGTGCGGGGTATTTGCCAGCAAACCCCACGTTTGCTGAGCATCTCGTGCTTGGTACAAGTAACCAGCCCCCAAACTTACTCGCTCAGCAATAAATTCATTCAAGAAATAAGAATGCAGAAGCTTACCTGCGTTAATGTCCCACTCTTGCACCACGCTAGATTGCAAAAAACGATGCTGCAAGCTAGCAGAATAACGAAATGGCAGCACATGACTCTTGCTCACACCCCGCTTGAGCGGAAATATATCACGCTGATTATTAAAGTCGTACCCCTGGGTTACTTCAATATCAAGACTCACATCATTGAGCATCATGGCAGTACTCAAACCAGCACTGATTTCGTTTTGTGCATAAAACCGATCAAGCCGGTCAATATAAAACCAATGATCTTGGGCAAAACGCGGCACATATTCCCACCGCACCAACGGCTGCACAAAATATTCAGACCGCCACGACTCACTGGTAAAAGCAAGCTCAGGCAATGACCACTCAACCAAACTGGTTGCAAACAATCGCAAAGAACCGCGGGCAAAAAGACGTTTTTCAATAACATTGTTATTCAGATATCGATCTTTTTCTATCAAGCTGCGCACTTGCGCAACTGGCTGCACCGCCAACCGCAACGCATGCCCAGACCACGGCAAGAGAGCCTGCAACCAACCTTGATAATTAAGCCGCACCAGTGTTGCATGATTTAAGGGAACAACGTTTTTTTCAGTTTCAAAAAGCGAATACACAAACAAACGTTCCGACTCTTCTTCTCGGTAATCAATTTGATCAACAAACAAATCATGCCGCCAACTGACAATGCCACCCCAACGAGCATAAGCAGAATTCCAAGAAAAATACGGAAGCTGGGTTATAATAACACGATTTTCAAGCTCTTTTTTGTTAACAAGTGGCTGGGTAACTTTTGGATCACTTTGCTGAGCCGTTTTTACTAACTCATTAAGCATTTCTCGTTCCGTAATTGATAAATCTGCAAACTGCTGTCGCTGAGTTTTGATACGACCGATGCCCATATTTACTATGTCGCTGGGCCATAAAACACGAAAAATCCATGAATTAAAAAACAGATCATCGATATCTTGAATCGTATTAAAAAATTGATACCCAATGCGCTTGTCAGTACCAAAATCAGCGCACAAAAGACTGCTAACATGCGCGTTAAGAGCCGGCACATCAAATGAATGAAAATCTTTACCATCAAGCCAATAACGATGCTGTGTTCCAGAAAAAATTTTACCGCCTTCTTGTTTGTAGGCGTTACGAACTATTGCATAGTGCCCTTTAAAAAGAGCATAACTTTCTGGCGACCGGGCCCAACGAAACTCATCAGTAAAAACTACGCCTTTTTTATCATTCCAATCAATACCAACGGTTGTATCGCAATGCGGACCAAGATACTGATAATATTCTTGCTTAAAACCTATACCATTGTCGTAATCAAAATAAATTTTGGGAATTAAAAAACCTGAATGCGAACGGCCCTGAATAGGAAATGCCATAGTAGGCAGACCAAAAATAGGCACCCCGCCAACTTTAAATAAAACACCAGAAACACGAACAAAATAGTTACTTTTGATAAAAGCCCGCTGCGCAGACAAATGCCAATGATTATGATCAGCATCGCAGGCCGTATAGACCATATTGCTCATGCTCCATTCATTGTCACTCTTTTTTTCTGCCCGCCCAGCCGACAAAAAGCCCTCACGAACATGAATTTTTAAGTTAGTAGCATGACCGGTTTTTTTTGCAAGATCTAACACCAGCTCGTCAGTCAACATTAAAAAGTCATTACTTTCAAATTTGACCGGCGCACCTTTGCTACCGCACGCAGTTACAATAAGATTTTTTTTATCAACATGAACACGGTCGGCCCATAAATGAAATGTTTTGCCAACAAGAGCTTCAACCTGCCCCTCAAAAATAATAATGTCTTGATTGTGAATATGTTGACTCAGACTCTTGATCGTTAAATTTTCGATAGATTCGGCCAGCCGATGAGCAACGGGATAGATTACTGGGGCAAAAAAAAGACCGACCAGAAAAAGAAAAATACTACGTAATTTCAAAACGGCCTTCTACCCGATAACGCTTTGCAAATAGTAATGCGATCCATATATTCCAAGCTAGACCCAGTTGGCACACCACTAGCAAGCTTAGAAACAGTTATTTGCTTATCTTTTATTTTGGAAAAAATATAACTGGCGGTAGCCTCACCTTCTGGCGTAGCATTGGTGGCAAAAATCAGCTCGGTAATTGAGCCATCAAGCCGCTTAATCAAAGGCTCAATAGTAAGATTTTCAGGACCCATACCTTCAAGTGGGCACAGTGAACCGCCCAACACATGGTACAGCCCCTTAAACTCGCCTGCACGCTCAAGCGCATACAAATCGTACCAGGTTTCTACCACACATACCGTTGTTTTTTGCCGTTGTGCAGACGCGCAAATGACGCACAGCTCTTGACCTTCGGTCCAATTAAAGCATATGGTGCACTGCTTGACAACCTCTTTTGCTTCCAAAATAGTACGACACAGCTGATCAACCTGTTCTTGACTGCTATTCAAAAAGTACATAGCAACACGATAGACATTTTTTGAAGCAAGGTACGGCACCTTATTCAGCTGCCGTACCAATTTTTGTAACGTTGGAGAAAGCTCAAACACCGGCTTCCTTTTTTCTTTTTTTTAAAAAACTTATTTCTTATAGATTGTAGTTGGTGCGTAATTATCTTTTTTAACAAAAAGACGACGAAGATAATCTTCACCAATCGTCAAGATGTTATTCATAAACCAATACAACACAACCCCTGCCGGAAATCCCGCAAAAACAACCGTCATAACCAAAGCAGAAAAGCCCATAACTACCCGTTGACGACCATCACCACCAGGAGTAAGGCTTTGTTGCCAAATCATGGAAAGACCCATTAAAACAGGGAGCACATAGAAAGGATCTTTAGCCGACAAGTCAGTAATCCAACCATAAAATGGCGCTTGATACAAATCAAGATAATTACTTAAAACACGATACAAAGAGAACAAAACGGGCAGCTGAAGCAAGATTGGCAAACAACCAATCAGTGGGGCTGCCACCGGCAGATTATGATCTTTGTGATAACGCATAATTTCTTGCTGCAGAAGTTGCGGATTATTTTTTAACTTCACGCGGATGCGCTGAATAAACGGCTGATGCTTTTGATACTCTTCCATCACGCCACGTGAATAAAATGACAACGGCAAGAAAGGCAAACGCAACAAGATGCTTAAAACAACAATAGCCAAGCCATAATTACCTACAAATTTATACACAAAATCAAGCAACTTGAGCATCAACTTACACAACCAAGAAAGCCAACCAAAAGACATAATATCACTCAATTGCTCGTCAACAGCAGCCAAGTGATCATAAACTTTTGGTCCAATGTAAAATGATAAGTTACAGGTTTTAGCTTCAGAAATTTGATAGCCTTCAAGAATTGGCATTACTGCAGATTTGTCGGCAACATTGTAATAAGCTCGTTGTACAAATTTATTGTCATCACTCACCAACATATGCCCAAAATAGCGATCGCTTGCACCAAAAATAACGCGCTTGCCAGCCCAATACCAAGCCAAGCCCTGAACATCATCCAACGATTTAATTTCAAGCGACGCACTGCGCTCATTGAGAATAATTGGCTGTACAACATTATCAGTAAGCTCAGTAACAAATGGTGCCATGAAAAAGAGGCGTGGATTAATTGGCAAGACTTTTCCTTGTGGAACAAAATCTAAAGCCACATCAATCTTATAGCTATCTTTATGCAATGTGTACGTTTTCTTAACCTGCCAGCCAGCATGCTGCGTACCAAACACCACTACTTCTTTATCGTTATCTTGATGACGGTCGATCAATAAATAGTCGTACGGCGTATTTTGCTCAAACGCAAGCAAGAAACAGGAATTATTAAGCATAGAATCTTCAAGAATTTTGTGCTGAGTAAGCGTTTGCAACGGCTTATTGTTCTCTCCTCGATGTTCTTTGAAGGCAATATTTTTAAGTACGCCCCCAAAACTTGAGAACGTAGCAACCACCAAGTCTGTTTCAAGTGTAACCAACAATTCTTGGCTGGTGCTCTTTTGCTCATCAATATTTGGATCAAGTTGCAAAGTTTTATGTAAATTTTCTACTGCAGGCACCCTAATTGCTTGCCCCGCAGCAACTTCTCCTTGTTGGCCTACCGTTACAACACCTTGATCAACTGGTGCCTTATTACCAAAAAAGTAATGAAAACCCCATACCGTTGCACACGAGAGAATAACCGAATAAATAAGCTTTCTGTCCATCGACATCCTTTTTATGCTACTACCAAACAGTAATTTTGATGAAAGTGAGAGTCTATCAAAGAATTGGGGTTGCCGCCAGCTGAACTAAGTATTTTTGGCTAATTTTCTTTTAAGTCAGACAATTTTGCAAAAATTCAAGAATTTCGTACACTGCTAAGTGTGATTAAGTCATGGCCCATTTATGCACAAAAAGGATTGTTCATGGTTGTAAGAAAAGATACCACATTCAGCACTTTGTCAATAATTGCCACATTCTCTCTGTTATTATTTTCTGGTTGTGCCAAACAAAAAGAGGTGGAAGATATGAATGTTGACGAGCTCAAACAACACGCTCTTACCTCAATGAATAGCCAAAAGCACGAAAATGCTATTGAATATTTAGACAAAATTATTGCCAAACACCCAGACCACGAAGACATAGGCAACTTTAAATTACTGCTAGGCGATGCCTACTTTAAAACGGGCGACTACCCCGCAGCAACAAAACTTTATGAACACTTTTCACAATACTACCCATCTGACGCAAAAGCTGAGTACGCCAAGTATCGTTCAATTTTGGCCCAGTTTTATCACACCCTGCGCACCGACTGCGATCAATCGGTCACCAAAGACGTTATTACCGCGTGCAATGATTATTTAGCACAAAGCCGTTACCAAGAGTATCGCAAAGATGTTTTGGATATTCAAAACACCTCTGAACACAAGCTCATTAATAAAGAAGTGTATGTGTACAACTTCTATCTGAAACAGGGCGATACTACACCGCTACCAGAAGAACGTGAAAAATGCTACCGCGCAGCACGTAACCGTCTTGCAAACTTGCAAAAAATGTATGGCGAAAAAAATGAATCTTTACAACCACGCCTTCTTTACTTGGAATGCAAATTGGCGCAACGCGAAAACAAAAAATCAGACATAAAACACTCACTTGAAAAGCTTATTAATGAGCACCCTCAATCACAATTTACACGCATGGCTCAGGCATTGGTAACAAAAAAGAAGTTTATTTTTTAACATTATGATTAAACAAACCAAAGAACTTGGCGACAAAGGTGAAGATTTTACCGCCCAATGGCTAGAAAAGCAGGGCTTTACCATTTGTGCCCGCAACTACCGCAAGCGCTGGGGCGAAATTGATGTTGTTGCCAGCAAGGACGAATTGTTAGTCTTTGTTGAAGTAAAAACACGCAAAGATAAATACTTCCCCATCAGTGAAACGGTTACGTACAGCAAACAAAAAAAGTTAATTCGTACCGCTCATAGCTTTGTGTTAGAACACAACATTCAAGACAAAGTCTTGCGCTTTGATATTGCAGCTCTTACCAGCAATGGAACGCACTACGAAATGACCTATATTCCCAACGCGTTTAACTAAGTCCCGCGCTCGTGCATAACCATTTTTTCAGCAACTTTTTGAAATAATGGTGCACTAATTTGCGATGCCCAAAAACCGGCTTTTTCTGGCTCGCGAATAAATGTTACAATAACACGCCGGTAATCGTCTTTTTCAATGATCCCAGAAAAGGTATAAATGTGATTAGTCAGGGAATATTCACCATTTTTTACTAACCGCGCGGTCCCCGTTTTTCCCATCACCAAATACCCAGGAACTTGATAATTTTTGCCAACCGCTGCCAATATCTGCTTAATTTTTTCAATCGAGTCAGGGCGGTACAACTTACGCTCTTTTTCTGCTGCCGAGAGTTCTCGTTGAACCAGCGTAGGCCTTACCTGATACCCACCGTTGGCAATTGTAGAAATAGCCATACCCAGCTGCAACAAATTTGCCATAATTTCATAACCAAAAGACATCACAATTAATGATGAAGCCGACCAATTTTTTGGATGGTTCACAAACCCCTCACGCTCACCAGGAAAAGCAATACCAGTCTTTTTACCAAATCCAAATCCTACCAAATGCTTATAAAATGATGCCCCCACACGCTGCATAATTTTGGCAATACCAACGTTACTCGAATGAGTAATAACATCGTGAAACGGCAATACTTCTTTATACTTCCAGTTTTCAACACGAAAGCCATTAACGTAGGCAATCTTACCCTGACAATCAACCGGTTCATCAAACTCAACAACCCCATCTTCAAGGGCTGCCAGTCCTGCAAAGATCTTAAAGACCGAGCCCAGCTCATAACACTCAGTCACAATACTATTTTTGGTAATATCAAGAGAATCAGGCGGACAATGCGGATCAAATGCCGGATAGTTTGCCATAGTCAAAATTTCGCCCGTGTCTGGATCCATAATCAACACTGATCCCGCCTGTGCATTATAGCGATTTACCGTTGCTTCAAGCTCTTGGTAAGCCAAAAATTGGAGCGTAGCATCAAGTGTCAACATTACGGGCGATCCGGCATATCCCTGCTGCTGAACCGTTTTTTCAAAATACAACTGCGAGCAGCGAGCCTCTTTGGAAAGACTCACTACCGTTGAGGCACCCTTAAGCGTTTTATCATACACCAACTCCAGCCCAGCAATACCACGACCGTCAATATCGGTAAATCCAACAACATGGCCCAACTCTTTATGCGGATAAAACCGCTGAGGTTCGTTAATAAATTGAATATCGTCGATATCATATTTTTTTGTCAGTTCCTTAAAAGCCACCAAGCGTTGATCATGTAATTTACGATCCACCCACAAAAACTGCCGTTGAGGGTGCTGCACCATGCGTTGATACACACTTGGATAACATTCTTTGAGAAAGAGCTTTGTTTTTGCTGCATTTTTGAGTTGATGAGGCAATACAAACGCTGAAGGCACTTCTTGGTTAATAGCCAACAACCTGCCGCGACGATCTAAAAAT
It includes:
- a CDS encoding penicillin-binding protein 2, translated to MLKKDYKFRVVAVFCAFTLLFVVVIIRLFLLQIRQKNFFKHLAQHQYQVDVTINPVRGEFLDRRGRLLAINQEVPSAFVLPHQLKNAAKTKLFLKECYPSVYQRMVQHPQRQFLWVDRKLHDQRLVAFKELTKKYDIDDIQFINEPQRFYPHKELGHVVGFTDIDGRGIAGLELVYDKTLKGASTVVSLSKEARCSQLYFEKTVQQQGYAGSPVMLTLDATLQFLAYQELEATVNRYNAQAGSVLIMDPDTGEILTMANYPAFDPHCPPDSLDITKNSIVTECYELGSVFKIFAGLAALEDGVVEFDEPVDCQGKIAYVNGFRVENWKYKEVLPFHDVITHSSNVGIAKIMQRVGASFYKHLVGFGFGKKTGIAFPGEREGFVNHPKNWSASSLIVMSFGYEIMANLLQLGMAISTIANGGYQVRPTLVQRELSAAEKERKLYRPDSIEKIKQILAAVGKNYQVPGYLVMGKTGTARLVKNGEYSLTNHIYTFSGIIEKDDYRRVIVTFIREPEKAGFWASQISAPLFQKVAEKMVMHERGT
- the yidC gene encoding membrane protein insertase YidC; translated protein: MDRKLIYSVILSCATVWGFHYFFGNKAPVDQGVVTVGQQGEVAAGQAIRVPAVENLHKTLQLDPNIDEQKSTSQELLVTLETDLVVATFSSFGGVLKNIAFKEHRGENNKPLQTLTQHKILEDSMLNNSCFLLAFEQNTPYDYLLIDRHQDNDKEVVVFGTQHAGWQVKKTYTLHKDSYKIDVALDFVPQGKVLPINPRLFFMAPFVTELTDNVVQPIILNERSASLEIKSLDDVQGLAWYWAGKRVIFGASDRYFGHMLVSDDNKFVQRAYYNVADKSAVMPILEGYQISEAKTCNLSFYIGPKVYDHLAAVDEQLSDIMSFGWLSWLCKLMLKLLDFVYKFVGNYGLAIVVLSILLRLPFLPLSFYSRGVMEEYQKHQPFIQRIRVKLKNNPQLLQQEIMRYHKDHNLPVAAPLIGCLPILLQLPVLFSLYRVLSNYLDLYQAPFYGWITDLSAKDPFYVLPVLMGLSMIWQQSLTPGGDGRQRVVMGFSALVMTVVFAGFPAGVVLYWFMNNILTIGEDYLRRLFVKKDNYAPTTIYKK
- the bamD gene encoding outer membrane protein assembly factor BamD, whose amino-acid sequence is MVVRKDTTFSTLSIIATFSLLLFSGCAKQKEVEDMNVDELKQHALTSMNSQKHENAIEYLDKIIAKHPDHEDIGNFKLLLGDAYFKTGDYPAATKLYEHFSQYYPSDAKAEYAKYRSILAQFYHTLRTDCDQSVTKDVITACNDYLAQSRYQEYRKDVLDIQNTSEHKLINKEVYVYNFYLKQGDTTPLPEEREKCYRAARNRLANLQKMYGEKNESLQPRLLYLECKLAQRENKKSDIKHSLEKLINEHPQSQFTRMAQALVTKKKFIF
- the recR gene encoding recombination mediator RecR, with the protein product MFELSPTLQKLVRQLNKVPYLASKNVYRVAMYFLNSSQEQVDQLCRTILEAKEVVKQCTICFNWTEGQELCVICASAQRQKTTVCVVETWYDLYALERAGEFKGLYHVLGGSLCPLEGMGPENLTIEPLIKRLDGSITELIFATNATPEGEATASYIFSKIKDKQITVSKLASGVPTGSSLEYMDRITICKALSGRRPF
- a CDS encoding YraN family protein, translating into MIKQTKELGDKGEDFTAQWLEKQGFTICARNYRKRWGEIDVVASKDELLVFVEVKTRKDKYFPISETVTYSKQKKLIRTAHSFVLEHNIQDKVLRFDIAALTSNGTHYEMTYIPNAFN
- a CDS encoding Xaa-Pro peptidase family protein — encoded protein: MLTHDYARFKNRRKNLREFIKQQYPELTKGVFILPAGFEQERHRFRQESSFFYLTGLHEPAAVLCVYLDGREVLYLPNFGNERKKWVEVYVDTSTSPEHIGVDSICHLSEPVRGYSYSPFFDSASYQHLLKDLKEYVGSDATLFTVLDTNAPYFEQIKLVEQWLQHMPQLKERVQDVSPVLHHMRRIKDDHELSMLTKAVAITEQAQYNALKMMKPGVFEYQIQAIIEHTFIEQGASRSSFPSIVASGKNSTVLHYTASSRQLEMNDLVVVDIGAEYGHYAADLTRTYPVGGVFTPRQREVYQAVLDTQEHIAKLAKPGMFLRNAQKKEQSLHYLAVEFLRAAGFADYFPHGLGHYLGLDVHDVGDYARSLEVGDVFTIEPGIYIAAESLGVRIEDDYVMCANGAECLSAALPKTIDEIEALMKL